One segment of Thunnus thynnus chromosome 19, fThuThy2.1, whole genome shotgun sequence DNA contains the following:
- the purg gene encoding purine-rich element-binding protein gamma: MMADGCCRGMERGKGKIASDSLSRPTYPQQYVQTGSQQQGNDIQELASKRVDIQKKRFYLDVKQSVRGRFLKIAEVWIGRGRHDNIRKSKLTLSMSMAPALRYCLGDFIDYYARIGLRGGLAPPQLEEHSNNGQGRAHDFRRRAQEHHTVLSPTGSAVSDDHAHRVLKSEFIERDNRKYFLDLKENQRGRFLRIRQTVSKGHGTMGYYGQGIEQTIVLPAQGLIEFRDALSQLIEDYGDEDSDDRGRAGSRNHDDNPELPEAASFRVDNKRFYFDVGSNRYGVFLKISEVRQPYRNTITVPLKAWARFGENFIRYEEEMRRIFSCHKEKRTDARQDSEEQED; this comes from the coding sequence ATGATGGCTGATGGATGTTGCAGAGGGATGGAAAGAGGCAAGGGTAAGATTGCATCAGATTCTTTATCAAGACCCACATATCCTCAGCAGTATGTCCAGACCGGATCACAGCAGCAGGGCAATGACATCCAGGAGTTAGCCTCCAAACGCGTCGACATCCAGAAGAAACGCTTCTATCTGGATGTGAAGCAAAGTGTTCGCGGACGCTTCCTCAAAATAGCCGAGGTATGGATAGGAAGAGGCCGACATGATAACATCAGGAAGAGCAAACTGACGCTGTCCATGTCGATGGCTCCCGCTCTACGCTACTGCTTAGGAGACTTCATAGATTATTACGCCCGGATCGGGCTGCGGGGGGGCCTGGCGCCTCCGCAGCTCGAGGAGCACAGCAACAATGGCCAGGGCCGCGCGCACGATTTCCGCAGGAGAGCGCAAGAGCACCACACGGTGCTGTCTCCCACCGGCTCTGCGGTGTCCGATGACCATGCACACCGCGTTCTCAAGAGCGAATTCATCGAGAGGGATAACAGAAAGTACTTTCTGGACCTGAAGGAGAACCAGAGAGGTAGGTTCCTCCGCATTCGGCAGACTGTCAGCAAAGGACACGGCACAATGGGCTACTACGGACAGGGCATCGAGCAGACCATAGTGCTGCCTGCTCAGGGGCTCATCGAGTTCAGAGACGCGCTGTCACAGCTGATTGAAGACTACGGCGACGAAGACAGCGACGACCGCGGCCGAGCCGGATCCAGAAACCACGACGACAACCCCGAGCTTCCAGAGGCTGCGTCCTTTCGGGTGGACAACAAGAGGTTTTACTTTGACGTCGGTTCTAACCGATAtggtgtctttttaaaaattagtgAAGTGCGACAGCCGTACAGAAACACCATCACAGTTCCCCTAAAAGCCTGGGCTAGATTTGGAGAGAATTTCATCAGGTACGAAGAGGAGATGCGACGGATTTTCTCCTGTCACAAAGAGAAGAGGACAGACGCGCGGCAGGACagtgaggagcaggaggacTGA